The Ipomoea triloba cultivar NCNSP0323 chromosome 13, ASM357664v1 genomic interval CCCGAAGTGGCCTGTAATAAAAAAGGTTACTACAACCTCGGAGATTGAAAGTTGAAGATAGGCCAAATATTATATGCCATGTTTTTAAAATGAAGTTAAATGCTCTTATTCTAGAGATTCGGAAACAAAACATTTTTGGAGTGGTTATAGCtggtaaaaatgatcaaatatcattcctatattatttatacattaattttttttaatactaacatctttttcttttattttttagtgaTTTACATGATTGAATTCCCAAAAGGGGGGTTACCACATGCTCACTTTCTTATATTCTTTGGCAAAAAATGATTCTTCTTCTACACCAAAAGATATTGATATGTGGATATCTGCTGAGATACCAAGTCAATTATGTGAGCCAGAGTATTACAAAGCCATTGAAGAATTCATGATGCATGGTCCATGTGGTTCAACTAGGAAAAATTCACCTTGCATGGTCAATGGTGAGTGTTCAAAATTATTCTCCAAAAAATTTGTGCAAAATTCTATTTTGGATCAGGATGGTTATCCGATTTACCATAGGAGGGATAATGGTCGCACGATcaagaaaaatggaattaacctAGATAGTAGATATATGGTTCCATACAACATATACTTATTATTGAAGTATAGGGCTC includes:
- the LOC116001073 gene encoding uncharacterized protein LOC116001073 translates to MWISAEIPSQLCEPEYYKAIEEFMMHGPCGSTRKNSPCMVNGECSKLFSKKFVQNSILDQDGYPIYHRRDNGRTIKKNGINLDSRYMVPYNIYLLLKYRAHINVEWCNQSRSIKYLFKYVNKDNDRVTVEFYNSALEESTGKVIDEIKMYYDCRYTSPCEAAWRIFAFDMI